The following DNA comes from Candidatus Omnitrophota bacterium.
TCCGGAACCGATACATTTCCGCAAACCGAACTCGGCCTCGATATCGCAATTGTCGCGGATTGGGCCAAGAAGAATTTCATAGAGGCGTACCTTCACGCCCTTGCGTCGCAAAACAGGGCCAATCTCCTGTCCGCTCCGAAAATAACTACATTATCCGGCCAGCAAGCAAACATCCAGGTAACGCAGACTATTCCGTATGTGACAGATGTGCAGTTTGAAAATAGCGGAACGGCGGAACACCCTATTTGGAAATTTGACTATACTATCGAAGAGAAGATGACGGGGATAACGCTTGAGGTCACTCCTTACGTAGGCAGTAACAGCGATATTATAACGCTTGATATACACCCAGAGGTCAGCAATCTTAAAGCAAGAAGGCCGATTTTTCAAGGAGCCGCCACGGAGGCGGCAAACCCCATAACATACGGCATGTCGGTACCAGCGCTTTTGGGATGGCCCGTTATTGATACTAGAACAGTGCAGACGAGCGTAATGGTAAAAAGCGGTTCCACTCTCATAATGGGAGGTTTTATAAATGACGATGATTCCACAACGGAGAAGAAAGTGCCTATTTTAGGCGATATTCCGCTGATCGGTCCGCTTTTTAGATATCAGTACGTTGACAGGAAGAAGAAGAATCTCGTTATATTTTTAACAGCGACTCTATTAACAGCCGAAGGCGAGACTGCCCAATGAAGATATTTATAAGACGAGCACATATTGCATGCGTGTTTCTGGCATTGTTTTTTATGATATCACCTCTTTCATCTGCGCAGGATGATAGTGGGAGCGATGATGTCACGAAATATACGGTCAAAGAGTACCTTGAGACAAACCTACCACCGCAGGAAAGCAGAAAAATAATGCTCGATGAATTATCGGGCCTTCTCACGATTACCGA
Coding sequences within:
- a CDS encoding type II and III secretion system protein, which codes for SGTDTFPQTELGLDIAIVADWAKKNFIEAYLHALASQNRANLLSAPKITTLSGQQANIQVTQTIPYVTDVQFENSGTAEHPIWKFDYTIEEKMTGITLEVTPYVGSNSDIITLDIHPEVSNLKARRPIFQGAATEAANPITYGMSVPALLGWPVIDTRTVQTSVMVKSGSTLIMGGFINDDDSTTEKKVPILGDIPLIGPLFRYQYVDRKKKNLVIFLTATLLTAEGETAQ